The sequence CCGCCACCACTGGACCCTCACCCGGACAGGCCTCTACCTTCTGCTCGCCGCCCTACCGCTACTGGCGATCTCGGCGCAGGTGTTCGGTGTCGTGCCGATGAACACCACCGGCGCGCTGGTGATCATTCCACTCGCGGCCGCCCTCGCGGTGTTGTGCGTATTTGCTCCGCACCCGATCGACCGCATCGTCGGCCATGGCCTCGGCTGGGGGATGTTCGCGTGTCTGGTCTACGACATCTTTCGCCTCGACACCGTGTACCTGCTCGACCTGTGGGGCGACTTCATTCCGAAAATGGGTACCTGGCTCCACTCGGGATCCGACACCCGGACCGGCGCAGTCGTCGGTTATCTCTGGCGTTACATCGGTGACGGAGGCGGAATCGGAATCGGTTTCTTTCTCATCGCCCTCGCCTTGGGCCTTCAGCACTTGTCACGCCGCACGGTCGTCCTCACCTCCGTCGCCTTTGCGGTGTTCCCGGTGTGGGCCGGCCTCATCGCCACGGTCGCCCTGTCGCCGGACGGGCAGCAAGCCATGTTTCCGCTCACGCCGACGACGCTCGCACTCTCATTGATCGGGCACCTGATCTTCGGGCTCGTACTCGGCCTCGGCTTCCTGCGGGCGCGGCACAGCGTCGGCCGGCACTGGCCCTGGTCGCCGCTCCTCCCGGCGGCGCGGAGAGCGGGTCGCCGGACCCATCCGTCCCATGGCCGACCTGCCTCACGCTTGCGGTCAGCGGTTCGGTTGCCGGCCCGTGCCAGGCGCCCGCGCAGTGCGGCGCTGATGCAGGCATGCGGTGAGTGCGGCGCGACTGCCCGTGACACCGACGGCTAGGACTTTCGATACGCCTGCGTGTTGGTCACGCAGGCGTATCGAACGGTCCCCGCCCTCTCGCGTACCTCCCAATTCCTCCTCACCTGGATCTGGACCCCAGAGGCGTGCCCGAACTGGCACTGTGCTCCCCTCCACACCCTCCATACAGTGTTGTGAATCACACCAACAGTTCAGTTCGCGGTAGATCGTCTCCCGTATCTCCCGCCGGCACTGTTCTCCGTTCCGAACCGCCGACGGTCCGCCCCCGGATCGCGATGGCGACCTGACGATCCCGGTCAGCGCACAGTGGAGGAAGACGTGACCTCAACACCACCCCCGGTCCGAACTCAGGACTCCGGCCTCGGAAAAGGCCTGAAGAAACGGCACATGAACCTCATCGCCCTCGGTGGCGTGATCGGTGCCGGATTGTTCGTCGGCAGCGGCGTCGTCATCGAGAACGCCGGCCCGGCAGCGATCGTGTCGTTCCTGATCGCGGGGGTCATCACCCTCCTGATCATGCGGATGCTCGCGGAAATGGCGGTGGCGAGGCCCGTCGTCGGATCGTTCTACGTCTACGCCCGGGAAGCGCTCGGTAATCGCGCCGGCTTCTCCGTCGGGTGGATGTACTGGTACTTCTTCGTCATCGTCGTCGCCGTCGAGGCCATTGCGGGCGGGCGCATACTGCAGCTGTATCTACCGTCCGCGCCGCTGTGGATCCTCAGTCTCGGCCTCCTCGTCATCCTGACCTGTACCAATCTTGTCTCTGCGCGTTCATTCGGCGAGTTCGAGTACTGGTTCTCCTCGATCAAGGTGATCGCGATCGTCCTCTTCCTGGGGTTGGGCGCACTCTGGATCACCGGACTGTGGCCCGACTCGACTCCCGGAGTCGCGAACCTCGTCAGCCACGGCGGGTTCGCCCCCCTCGGTTGGGGCGCGGTGCTCGCGGCGGTCGTCCCCTGCGTCGCCTTCTTCACCGGCGCGGAGATCGTGACCATCGCGGCGGCCGAATCAGCGGAGCCGAAGAAGGCGGTTGCCCGGGCGATGCGCTCCATCGTGGTCCGGATCATCACGTTCTACGTCGGCTCCATCTTCGTCGTCGTCGCGGTCGTGCCGTGGAGCACCGAGGCCGTCGGAGTCAGCCCCTATGCAGCAGCCCTCTCGGCCCTGCACATTCCCGGAGTCGCCACGATCATGAACATCGTCATCCTCACCGCGGTGCTGTCCTGCCTGAACTCGGCGCTCTACACCTCCTCCCGAATGCTGTTCGCCCTCACTCGGAACGGCGACGCCCCCCGGATGTTCACGCACCTGTCCCGCGGCGGGGTGCCACGGCGCGCGATCCTGGCCGGCACTGTGATCGGGTATGCATCCGTGGTCGCGGCCTTCGTCTCCCCGGACCTGGTGTTCTCGTTCCTGGTGAACTCCTACGGCGCCGTCGCGCTCTTCGTCTACCTCATGATCGCCCTCTCCCAAGTCGCCCTGCGTAAGAAGCTCGAAGCGCAGGACCCCTCGGCCCTCAGCCTGAAGATGTGGCTGTTCCCGTGGCTGAGCTACGCGACCATCGGATTGATGGGTGCCGTGATTGCCGCGATGGCGGTTCTGCCCACTACCCGTTCGCAGTTCTGGCTCAGTGTGGTGACCCTGGTCTTCATCCTGATCGGATACGAATTCCGCCGTCGCAGCCGGGCCGGCGCGGAACCGCAGGGCACCGTCCCTGCGGCCGAAGAAGCATCGGCGCCCAACCCCGAAGCGGAACAACTCGTCGGAGTTTCAGCGCGCGAGCAACTCTGACGAACCCCCATCGAATCCGAGGACAGGGACCGGACCGGGTCCCTGTCCTCGTTTCTGTGTCCGGCCCCCGACATCGACTTTTCGGCACGATACGGCGAAAATCGGGCACACTGGCAGAACACCTCGGCGGAGGAGGACACCGTGTTCCACCGCGGAGACAACGCCGTCACCGAAGAGCACTCGCTGGACGAGTCACTGCTCGTCGAGCCCGAATCCCGCCGGCAGCCCTGGCGCGAATTTCTTGCCTCGACACCGGGCCGGCTCTCCGTGCTGGGCATCGCACTGGTGACTGCAGCACTCGCGACCGGGGCCATCGCGTCGGCCGCGATCGGTGCCCGTCAACAGCGGATCGACGTACTACGGACGCATACCGAACCGCTCGCGTACGCCGCGGAAGCTCTGTACAGCTCTCTGTCGATCGCCGATGCCGCAGCCACGACCTCCTTCATTTCCGGTGGAATCGAACCCCGCGAGGTACGCAACCGGTACAACCAGGCGATCGGTGATGCATCGAACGCCCTGGTGACTGCGTCGAACGGAGTGTCTTCGACGGACGCCGGGGCGCTGCGCCTGCTGTCGGAGGTGTCCAGGCACATGTCCGTGTACACCACGCTCGTCGCGACCGCCCGCGCCAACAACCGGTCGGGCAATCCGGTGGGCGTCGCCTATCTGGGTGACGCGTCGGCCCTGATGCAGGACACCATCCTGCCTGCAGCCGAGCGTCTGTACATCGAACAGTCGCGGTCCGTCGCCGACACACAGGCCCACGGTGCCCGGCTGCCGCGCGCCGCATTCGTCGTCACCGCGGGACTGCTGATCGCACTCGTCCTCGCCCAGGTCTACCTGGCGCGCAAGAGTAAGCGACGCGTCAACCCCGGTCTCGTCGTTGCCTCACTTCTCACCGCAACCCTCCTGGTGTGGCTGGCCGCGGCCGCACTGGTCTCCACATCGGCGATCGATCGGGCGAGAAGCGAAGGGGCACAACCACTCGCCACCATCACACAATCACGCATTCTCGCCCAGCAGGCACGGGCGGACGAGACACTGGCATTGTTGCAGCGCGGCTCCGACGAGCAGTCCGAGATCGATTACGAGGCGCACTCCTCCGCACTGGCCGACGCCCTCGGACGGTTACAGAGCGACGCGCGACCCGAGGTTGCCGACGCGCTTGCCGCGCTGGACGGGTGGCGGGCCGCCCACGAGATGTTGCAGCAAAGTCTCGCGGCCGGCGACTACTCGGGTGCGAGCGCCCTCGCCATCGGTTCGGGCGAGATCGCGTCGACCGCTCGGTTCGCCGCCCTGGACGAATCTCTCCGGACCGGCATCGAGCGATTTCGCACCGAGGAACTGGACGGAATGGCCGCAGCGTATCGGTCGTTGTCGCTGCTCGCGGTGGGTAGCATGGTGATCGGCGTCCTCTGCGGGTTCGCCGTCGGTGGGGGGATCTGGCCAAGACTGAACGAGTACCACTGATGGTTCCGGTGGATCGACCGACACGGACGAGACGGCGCGCCTTCCGCCCGCACCTCCTGGTGTGCGCGTGCGCCACCGTCCTCTTCGCCGGGTGCGCCGTTCCGCAACCGCTCTCGCCGATCCCCGGCGGCGACTACGCCGAGCTCCCGTTGTCCGACGGGGCTCAGATTCTGCCGCCGTCGGGCGTCGCGCCGGCGGAACCGCCCGCACCGGACACGTGCGGTGCGCTCGCCAGCCTGCGGCCCGGCCCGGCTGTCCCACCAGGGAGTCGACCCCCTGGTTCTGCGGTGAACGACATCCTGGCCCGGGGACGCCTGGTCGTGGGCCTCGACCAGAACACCAACCTCTTCAGTTTCCGCGACCCGACCACCGGCACCCTGATGGGATTCGACGTCGACGTCGCGAAGGAGGTTGCCCGCGATCTGTTCGGCGATCCGTCCAAGGTCGAGTACCGGCTGCTCACCTTCGGTAGCCGCTTCGACGCGCTGGAGAACGACGAGGTGGATCTCGTCGTCAAGGGCACCACGATCACGTGTGAACGTGCCGAGCGCGTCGCCTTCTCGACGGTCTACTTCCAGGCCTACCAGCGACTGCTGGTACCGAAGGGTTCCGGCATCGAGGGACCGGCGGACCTTGCGGGCAAGCGAGTGTGCACCGCCACCGAGACCACGTCGCTCGCCACCGTTCAGCGAGTACAACCCGAGGCGACGATTGTCGCGGTTCCCGACTGGGACGACTGCTTGGTGGTCCTTCAGCAACGGCACGCCGATGCCGCCAGCACCGACGACTCGATTCTCGCCGGGCTGGCCGCCCAGGATCCGAATCTCGAGATCGTCGGCCCACCATTGGAATCGGAGCCGTACGGCATCGGCGTCAACAAGAGCCATGAGGATCTGGTGCGCTTCGTGAACGGCACCCTCGATCGGATGCGGGCCGACGGGACGTGGATGGCGCTCTACGACAGGTGGCTGACCGTACTCGGCCCGGTTCCGGGCCCGCCCGCCCCGACCTATCGGGATTGAGGTGTCGGGCCGTGAGCGACGAAACTCAGCGAACACCCCGGGTTGAGCCGCAATCCACACGCGGTGTGCGGTTCGACCCGTTCGCCGACGATACCGACTCGCCGCCGACGACTGTGGACCGCCCTGGAACACAGGAACTTTCGATGCTCCTCACCAACCCCGTGGTGGCGGAGAACAAACGGTTCTGCGACCGATGCCGTCGCCCGGTCGGGCGTTCGACGAGCGGGAAACCCGGGCCCACGGAGGGCGTCTGCGAGCACTGCGGCACCGTGTTCACCTTCTCGCCGCAACTGGAGACAGGCGAGCTCGTCGCCGGGCAGTACGAGGTGCTGGGCTGCCTGGCGCACGGCGGGGTGGGCTGGATCTACCTCGCGCTGGACCACAACGTGAACGATCGCTGGGTGGTCCTCAAGGGACTGCTGCACTCGGGCGATCCCGAGGCGCAAGAGGT comes from Rhodococcus oxybenzonivorans and encodes:
- a CDS encoding amino acid permease — translated: MNLIALGGVIGAGLFVGSGVVIENAGPAAIVSFLIAGVITLLIMRMLAEMAVARPVVGSFYVYAREALGNRAGFSVGWMYWYFFVIVVAVEAIAGGRILQLYLPSAPLWILSLGLLVILTCTNLVSARSFGEFEYWFSSIKVIAIVLFLGLGALWITGLWPDSTPGVANLVSHGGFAPLGWGAVLAAVVPCVAFFTGAEIVTIAAAESAEPKKAVARAMRSIVVRIITFYVGSIFVVVAVVPWSTEAVGVSPYAAALSALHIPGVATIMNIVILTAVLSCLNSALYTSSRMLFALTRNGDAPRMFTHLSRGGVPRRAILAGTVIGYASVVAAFVSPDLVFSFLVNSYGAVALFVYLMIALSQVALRKKLEAQDPSALSLKMWLFPWLSYATIGLMGAVIAAMAVLPTTRSQFWLSVVTLVFILIGYEFRRRSRAGAEPQGTVPAAEEASAPNPEAEQLVGVSAREQL
- a CDS encoding glutamate ABC transporter substrate-binding protein; translation: MVPVDRPTRTRRRAFRPHLLVCACATVLFAGCAVPQPLSPIPGGDYAELPLSDGAQILPPSGVAPAEPPAPDTCGALASLRPGPAVPPGSRPPGSAVNDILARGRLVVGLDQNTNLFSFRDPTTGTLMGFDVDVAKEVARDLFGDPSKVEYRLLTFGSRFDALENDEVDLVVKGTTITCERAERVAFSTVYFQAYQRLLVPKGSGIEGPADLAGKRVCTATETTSLATVQRVQPEATIVAVPDWDDCLVVLQQRHADAASTDDSILAGLAAQDPNLEIVGPPLESEPYGIGVNKSHEDLVRFVNGTLDRMRADGTWMALYDRWLTVLGPVPGPPAPTYRD